CCCTGTGAGTTATCAGTCAATGATTTACTTTCAGAAATTtcctccattttttagttttcatTGATCATTAACAAGAATGTAGTCGTTTGTACCCGAGACTCTCAGGGAGGCTGTCGGGGTTCCCTGCTGCCTCTGTCGTGATGGAAGAAGGAAGACACGCACTTCCCACAGCAACCTGTCGGTGGCGCTGCACATACAACAGGTGATGTCAAGACTGACTTCACAACAAATAATTGCTTTCAAATTCCAGATGCCTACAAAACGCCGACACCTTCCGGGATATGCCGAACTTCTTCAAGATTTCCATCTCTAAACCCCGATTCTCAGAAGACTGCCTGTACCTGAATGTCTTCACCCCGGCGGACAGAAAAACGGATTCCAAACTGCCTGTGAGCAATGGGGCTATTCTTAAGATGATGATCAAGTGATGCGCTCTACACATGGGAGGTGACCCGCGTCTCTCCGGCGGTGGTCCGACTACAGACAGAGGTGACCCGTGTCTCTCCAGCGGTGGTCCGACTACAGACAGAGGTGACCCGCGTCTCTCCGGCAGTTGTCTGACTACAGACAGAGGTGACCCGCGTCTCTCCGGCGGTGGTCTGACTATATACAGCGGTCACCCGCGTCTCTCCGGCAGTGGTCTGACTATATACAGAGGTGACACGCGTCTCTCCGGGGGTGGTCTGACTACAGACAGAGGTGACCCGCGTCTCTCCGGCGGCGGTCTGACTATTGACAGAGGTGACCCGCGTCTCTCCGGCGGCGGTCTGACTATTGACAGAGGTGACCCGCGTCTCTCCGGCGGTGGTCTGACTACAGGCAGAGGTGACCCGCGTCTCTCCGGCGGTGGTCTGACTACAGGCAGAGGTGACCCGCGTCTCTCCGGTGGTGGTCTGACTACAGGCAGAGGTGACCCGCGTCTCTCCGGCGGTGGTCTGACTGTATACAGAGGTGACCCACGTCTCTCCGGTGGTGGTCTGACTACAGGCAGAGGTGACCCGCGTCTCTCCGGCGGTGGTCTGACTATAGACAGAGGTGACCCGCGTCTCTCCGGCGGTGGTCTGACTACAGACAGAGGTGACCCGCGTCTCTCCGGTGGTGGTCTGACTACAGACAGAGGTGACCCGCGTCTCTCCGACGGTGGTGCGACTACTGACAGAGGTGACCCGCGTCTCTCCGGCGGTGGTCTGACTATAGACAGAGGTGACCCGCGTCTCTCCGGCGGTGGTCTGACTGTAGGCAGAGGTGACCCGCGTTTCTCTGGCGGTGGTCTGACTATAGACAGAGGTGACCCGCGTCTCTCCGGTGGTGGTCTGACTATAGACAGAGGTGACCCGCGTCTCTCCGGTGGTGGTCTGACTATAGACAGAGGTGACCCGCGTCTCTCCGGTGGTGGTCCGAGTACAGGCAGAGGTGACACACGTGCTTCAGTCTGTAACCCTTTCTGTGCTGTTTCATTCTAGGTCATGGCATTTATTCATGGGGGAGGATTAACCATCGGAGGAGCCGGTATGTTTGAGGGGTCCGCACTGAGTGCTAACGAGGATGTTGTGGTGGTCTCCGTGCAGTACAGGTTGGGCGTCTTGGGATTTTTGAGGTATGTGGTAAATACTGGAGCGTCGTGGATGATAGACATGAATGCTTCACCAGGGGGGCTTGCAGAATAAAAAAGGAGCAAAAACAGGTGGAGTGCAATGACCCCTCGGGCCTGTAGATGGCGATCAGCACTTACATGAGATACAGAGGCTGACAGCGCCCTCTAGAGGCTGAGGTTTTCTCCTGTGTAGTAAATACCGGAGATGCAAAAGCTCCCAGTATTATTTGACCGCTGATCCTGAATGTTGATGAGACCCCTGAAGACACTGACGCCCCTTATCCCCCCATCCAGCACCGGAGATGAACAAGCGCCAGGAAACTACGGCTTCTTGGATCAGATTGAGGCTCTCAAGTGGACTCAGAAGAACATTGGGAGTTTCGGTGGTGACCCTAATTTGGTGACCATATTTGGTGAATCGGCCGGCGGAGTCAGCGTCTCTACCCTGGTAAGCCCCACCGGCTCCGATATAACAGACTtgtggattaaccccttagtgacccggCCGGTCTTAGTCATAAGAACGCAacaatttgggggggattttcatctctgcttttcaaaagccatatcttTTTCCCCGCTGCCCGGCGGTGCGAGGGTCGTGTTCTGTGCGACCAGCTGCGCTTTTATCGGTACCTGTTTTGGCTTCATATAAAGTTTTGTAGAACTTAAATTTTTTTGAGGACTGAGAAAAAAACCTTTTCTGTCTTGCGTTCATCATGCAGCTTACGCGAGATGACgagttttttttctgcgggtcgttaCAATTACAATACCAAAATGACATTTGTTTTACTCACTTTTGCTCAATAAATCCCCTTTTATTGGAAAATATTTTTAGTTTGGGattattgcattcaaagtcctaaaaCCTTTTTTAGTTTTCTATGGGCGGAGCCTTGTTGCAGCTCGTTTTCCTCtgtgacaagttgtagttttttttaccgttttgctgtactttttttgatcaatttttttgggaggcgaaattaacaaaaaaaagcactttGGCTCCATTTTTTCCCAGCATTCGCCATGCAGGATAAAGTGTGTGTACAGTTTATTCTGCGGGTGCGATGATACAAAGCATATGTttgtttttattaaataaaagggtAAAGCgctcaattttattttttatgctttttttctactatttttatttttgcctttttttatgttcttgttggggacttgaacctgcgatgccACGATccttctgataatacactgcaatacttctgtactgcaaggcACTAtcacttatcatagcgatcacatGTAATTACAGACCTGGacgccatggcaacccatcagccctccgcgATTAAATGGCCAAGAACCAATGATATCACAGAGTGAGCGCTCTTCCTTtatgaaccttttacatgccgcaatcaagattgatcatggcatgtaatggGTTAACCACGATCCTTGCTGTGACAGCGGGAGGCTgcctgtcagtcacagccagcttccACGCCATCCATAGGCCTACGCCCATTCGCAGCCCCTCTAACCTAAGGCTTAGTGCTCATTCAGACGGCGAGTCTTACAGCGTTGCTCTCATCGCAGCCGCTACGCTCAGCCGGCAGAGATCACATACGGCTGCGATAGGCACGGCACATGCGCGGGATTGTAACATCACGGACACGcgcagtataatttttttttcaaatctccgcTCTGTGCAGAGTGAGTCGGCGTATTAAACTCTGTCCTTTCGCAGGCATCACCCTTCAAGGGCTCCGTATGAAACGGggagaaatagagcgtgctgcgatgtCCCCTCATAGcgccaacgcaggtgtgaatggaagaataaaaGTCTCACGCGTGCGTAATACGTGGTGAcaagtcgcccgtgtgaatgagccctaaagtatATGTCCTGGGGTGAGAAGAGGTTACTGGCAGCTTCTTcagctcccagcatgcactgctccACAGCTTGGTCTCCATAATGTAACCGTCATATTGTACTACTGGCACTCTGTGAGTGACATCATAGTCCGGCCGGCTGCCTCcttgatgtcatcactgatgtcacccTTTGTTTTATTTTCCATAACTACAGCTGTTGTCCCCGATGTCAAGAGGTTTGTTTCACCGGGCCATCGCTCAGAGTGGAGTCGCACTAATTCCAAATATGGTCGTAGATAAACCCATTCTCACCCTTTCTCCGGAGGTAAGTGCCCAAACTCATCCAAGTATACAGGACACCACCACTAAATACAATCAAAGAACATAGTCAGTTCATATTCAATGGAtgggcggcattctcagtgatgtcaccgctgctctctagtgatggataggcggcattctcaattatgtcactgctgctctctagcgaTGGAAaggtggcattctcagtgatgtcaccactgctctagtgatggataggcggcattctcaatTATGTCACCGATGCTCTCTAGCGATGGAAAGGTGGcatcctctgtgatgtcaccactgctcacaagtgatggataggcggcattctcaattatgtcaccgctgctccctagtgatggataggcggcatcctcaatgatgtcactgctgctccctAGTGGTGGATAGggggcattctcagtgatgtcactgctgctccctagtgatggataggcggcactctcagtgatgtcaccgctgctctctagtgatggataggtggcattctcagtgatgtcactgctgctccctAGTGGTGGATAGggggcattctcagtgatgtcactgctgctccctagtgatggatagggggcattctcagtgatgtcactgctgctccctagtgatggataggcggcattctcagtgatgtcaccgctgctctctagcgaTGGAAAGGTGGCATTCTCAGCGAGATCACTGCTAGTCTCAAGTGAtaaataggctgcattctcagtgatgtcaccgctgttctCTTGTGAtaaataggctgcattctcagtgatgtcaccgctgatcTCTGCTAATATTATATGTATTTTGCTAGTGATCACATTGTATTTCAGTTGCAGGCTCTCAGTAATGCATCTGGCTGTGATCCAGCATCGCTTATCGCCTGTCTGAGGGAAAAGACGGAAGAGGAGATCTCTGAGATTACCGGATCTGTGGTGCGTATTGTGCTGCAGTAAAACGAGATTGTCCGTCATCCGTAGTGAtgattggtggaggatgcgggcagtgCTGCTTGTATCTGTGGTAACATTGTTTTCCCCTCGCAGGGTCCCTTAATGTTTGCTGGACGTGCTGATGGGAAATTTCTCCCCAAATTGGCGTTGgagctgctgacagagaaggcAATAGCGCCCGTCCCGTTCATGATCGGTGTTAATAATCATGAGTTTGGGTATATAATCCCCCGGGTGAGACGCTGATTTTCTCTACTGCGCTTTTATACGCGCCTGAGCCACGAGCCCAGGAAGTGTCCGAGGAATCCTCGCTCATGGTTGTCCTTTGTGTTCAGGCCCTTAATATGACGGCCCTGGAGCGAGGGATCCAGAGAGACGACATCCAGACGTTTTTGAGCAGCATGGGCCTTCTGGTGAGTGCGGCAGCTGTCGGCTGGGCAATGGCGCCTCCTGTTGTCATGTTACCATATGTACATTCACGTTTTCTAGCGTGCCAGACCCGAGGTCCTGAAGCCGCTGATGGACCAGTACTTTGGTAACGACACTGACCCCCTCCGAGTCCGAGACAGCTTCCTGGAACTAAGTGGGGATGCCATGTTTGACTTCCCAGCCCTCAGCACTGCAGATTACCACCGAGGTACGAGGCACAGCAAGGCTCAGAGGTCATACAGTACATCTATGTTGGAGGCTTTACTTGTTCTGCTGCTGTACAAGTCACCAGTCACACCCAACTATGTCTGATACTCCATTCACACCTAGAGCTGCTCATTACGTCCTATCGTACTCCAATCACACACAGAGCTGCGTAGCCACATCATGTTTGATACTGCAGTTATAACCAGAGCTGCTAAGTAACGTTATACCTTAACCATCTTATGGCCCAGGATGTACCTTTACGTCCTGAGTGTGTGGAGTTTGTATGGCGCGGGAGCTGATTgcatctgttaaccctttaaatgcccagaTTGGTGTTCTAGGATCCCAACCtctccccccacctcccccaaTGAGATTGCAGTGTGCCATTCGGTTGCCATGTAAGCCTGGGGTATTCCTGGGGTATTCCTCAGGACTGCCATGAACGAATGCCTATCAAGATAAACATCTTGATAGACTGGCTGTCAAAATGCGGTACAATGCAATACtgcggtattgcattatactgtatgagcaatcaaccaatcacaagttcaagtccccgtatggaaagtaaaaaaatgttctgGTGGTCAGATatagttttttatatatattttatttttaaagtagtgcagcaaaaaaagtgTATATGGTTTGGTATCATTATAATTGTACCGATTCATAGATTAAAGTTATAATATCCTTCTTGCTGCAGTGTGTGCAACGCAAAAACAagaccccctcctccccccgccCTCCAAAAATGGCGGATTTGTGTTCTCTTTCCACTTTACTCCACATAAGaggtttttttaagtttttcagtacatcatatggtacatcACATAGTACTGCTGAAAACCACAACTCGTCCCGTGAGATACAGCAACCCTCGGACTGCGACGGCAACGGatgaataaaagagttatgatgttCTGAAAGTGGCCATGAAAAAACTAAAaccgaaaaaaacaaaaaaggtctgCGTCCCTAAAGGGTTGGATCCACACAATGGCGCCGGTGGGTGACGATGTGTTAGTAGACGGCAACAAGTCGGCTATGGCCAACCCTTCATCGGGCACAGAAGAACAGGCAGTACGCACATGACAGTCCGTGCAAGGACCGCTTCATAATACAAAGCCACAATGCCACCAGACTAGTCGGTGACCGAGGAGGTAGAAGTCCGTGGTAGGAGAGAGTTCACACATGTGCGGAGTGGAGGCTCTTGGGGTCCGCAGTGCGGATACAAGAGTCCGCTGGATGGAGAGAAGAGTGACAATCAAAGTAACTGCGGAGTTCTTGAGCAGCAGATTGCTCGCTCCATTTGCGGTGAGAGGAGACCGGCGCCGGCCGCGGTAATCCGGATAGTGGAGCTTTAAATACAAGCATGTAGtgaggcacaatcgccgtagcaCATAGATGATGTCATGGTGTCGCAGGGAGTCTACTGCACCGCTCTACAGCTGGACACACAGGGATGTTGTCTCGGTGACCGGTCATTCATGGTTGATCTGCAGTCATCTTGAATGATCACGCCATAAGGTAAAACAACAGTTTGGACAAAATGATGTGATCTGTGGTCTGACCTTCCATTGGTGGGTGCAGATCTATTGTCCATGGTTGGTCCCTGCCGGGATCCGTGGTCTGGTCTTCTACTGATTGGATGGAGATCTGTCGTCCATGGTCGGTCCATGCCGTGATCTGTAGTCTGGTCCCCTACTGATTGGATGGAGATCTGTCGTCCATGGTTGGTCCATGTCGTGATCTGGGGTTTGGCCTCCTACTGATTGGATGGAGATCTGTCGTCCATGTTCCGTCCCTGCTGTGATCTGTGGTCTGGTCTCCTACTGATTGGATGGAGATCTGCCGTCCATTGTCGGTCCCTGCTGTGATCTGTGGTTTGCTCTCCTACTGATTGGATATAGATCTGTCGTTTGATATGAACATCTTTTCAACTACAGCACCAACAACAACCGTAAGAATGTAACGCAGCAAATCCCCTTTATCTGCCATCAGTTGGCCTTCTTCCCCGTTGGTCCACATTGCAAAAAAGGTGCTGATAGTGTCTTGTTTATGGCcgctttaaaggagtattcccaagtGATCCTGAGATTAGGGGGCCCGTTTCCTCGCCTTCTCGTAATTGCAGGGACGCTTCTcccacccgcagtgatgtcacattgaatGGCGTGAGGGTCAAGCATGGGCAGCTTCGTGGGACTGGTGGACATTGCAGAGTGCTTGTACCTCGGctctctccagcagtcccattgaaagtgaagggAGCCACGCAAGAGATGCTcagccattgctccattcaatctccttctcactgtggggggCAGTAAGCCCGCAACGAGGATGATGGAAGACTTGGAATCACCCTTCTCTGGATCAATGAGGGTCTCCGCGATGAGACCCCCACCtaccataaagttatcccctatcccgtggATGACATGTGGATTGGGGAGAACTTTAGATGTTGAGATGCCACTTTAAAGTGTAACTGCGCTCTCTAAAAGCCTTTGACATGTAGTAGGGGGCTCGCTCTagcgatcagtgagggtctcggccgccggacccccagcaatcaaagCTTTTGACTTGTATCGAtgacaagtttaaaaaaatggcacatcaaaagtttttagaaagtgcGGTTCCACTTTAACTGGTGCTGGAATGATTACAGATGTGCGCAGTGGGCGGACGAGGTGGGAAAGATGGCTGCAAACTCGGATGAAcaacagcgccccctgctgttcagGGATGTGCTGTGCTGACAATAGAGCCCGCAGTTTCCATAACTTGTGCGCACAATGTCCCCGGGGGCCAGACTGTGACAAGGAGCAGGGGCCGCGGGGGTCTCTGGGGTCCCACATGGATGAATACATGCAGTGTCACTGGTTTATCTCCACAGATGCTGGCGCCTCCATCTACTTCTATCAATTCCAGCACCGGCCGTCGTTCTTTAACGGCCGGAAGCCCGACTATGTGAAGTCCGATCATGGAGACGAGGTCTTCTCTGTGGTAGGAGGGCCGTTTCTAGAGGAAGGCGTCCTGTATGCTGGTAGGTCTCTCCCACTTCTCCATGCAGATAAAGTACAATGAGCCACGGCAGGGAGAAGTGCAGTTACCATAGCAACCAGTCCCGGTCCCTGAGTTTTCTGCGCAGTTCTTGCTAGACAAAGGTCCAATTGGGGACCCAAACGTCGACTTCTCTGTAATATGGGAGAATACATTTTCTGCTATTTTTTACACTCATTGATGCTTCTGCGTTCTctatattctgctggtggagtcactgtgtacatacattacttatccagtattataccccagagctgcactcactattctgctggtggagtcactgtgtacatacattacttatccagtattatactccagagctgcactcactattctgctggtggagtcactgtgtacatacattacttatcctgtactgatcctgagttacatcctgtattataccccagagctgcactcactattctgctggtggagtaactgtatacatacattacttatcctgtactgacccggagttacatcctgtattataccccagagctgcactcactattctgctggtggagtcactgtatacatacattacttatcctgtactgacactgacttacatcctgtaccgactctagcttggatacaagatgtgatactggcaggcatgatGACATACACCCAGTCTAACAGGTTTGGTCTCCACCTTCTTTTAGATTCATAGGACTGTTGCAGTGACTTCTAGGTTTGTTGCAGCAATAACCAGTTttgccccctctccctcccccatccccccatCCCCCATCCCCCACCCCGCTGTGTTGTCACCGTGACTGGACAGTTTTAAATGAACATAACTGATGGCAAGAAAATCTCCTCCCGCAGTGCAGACGGGCCGACTCAGGGGGTCCGGAGAAAAGGCTCAACACTACATGTCATTTATAGTCAATGTGACCGATCAGCacctcagtgactccaccagcagattattgagtgcagctctgaggtttaatacaggatgtaactcaggatcagtacaggataagtaatgtatatacacagtgactccaccagcagaatagtgagtgcagctctggagtataatacaggatgtaactcaggatcagtacaggataagtaatgtatgtacacagtgactccaccagcagaataatgagcgcagctctggggtataatacaggatgtaactcaggatcagtgcaggataagtaatgtatatacatagtgactctaccagcagaatagtgagtgcagctctggagtataatacacgatgtaactcaggatcagtacaggataagtaatgtatgtacacagtgactccaccagcagaatagtgagtgcagctctggagtataatacaggatgtaactcaggatcacaacaggataagtaatgtatgtacacagtgactccaccagcagaatagtgagtgcagctctggggtataatacaggatgtaactcagcatcagtacaggataagtaatgtatgtacacagtgactccaccagcagaacagtgagtgcagctctggagtataatacaggatgtaactcaggagcagtacaggataagtaatgtatgtacacagtgactccaccagcagaataatgagcgcagctctggggtataatacaggatgtaactcaggatcagtgcaggataagtaatatatgtacacagtgactccaccagcagaatagtaagtgcagctctggagtataatacaggataagtaatgtatgtacacagtgactccaccagcagaatagtgagtgcagctctggagtataatacaggataagtaatgtaatgagTGACACTGCTGCTTTCAGTGAGTCTTTCTGTATGGGGAGGGGGGTCAGATACTTTTTCTTATTTCTCTTGTCTTACCCCATAAAGGTCCGTCTACAGAGGAGGAGAAGACATTGAGTAAAAACGTCATGAAGTATTGGGCCAACTTTGCCCGGAATGGGTGAGCTGTCAGTGTTTCATGTAGTTTATTGCTGGGAGATGCGGCGACGGTGATAACCCCCTCAAACCTACATGGAACATTCCTACGATTAGCGCGAAGCTAAGAAATCTTTCCGGTTGTCACGTGTAGCGCTCGCCGCGATGTGGTAACTTCCAGCAAGCGTGCGCCCAGAGTGATGAGACCCTCCCAGGAGGTGATGAGACGTCTCCACAGAAGTCGCTGCCCAAATCTTGTGGAATGAAgacttctgcaactttctaacagCTATTTGATTCTGTTCCTCGCCACCTCTTACAcctctgcttgctttcagtgaatgggAAGTCATCTACATTGAAAGACAGACTGCCTGTCCGGGCTGCAGTCATAGTGACACGACTAAGAGATCTCTGAGGAGGATCAGAGCCACAGAGTTACATCCAGGCGTCCAGCCTGTTCATCTCACATAGGATTGGACCGATCCTGTACCGAACCCTCAGCTGTGGGAAGTTTTCGGGTCCGTTTACACAGAGCAGAACTCACAGCTGCAGAAATCTGCCTGAAAATAGGGGGGTTTGGATGCAGAACTGACGGCCGTTTGTGAATCCGCATCAAAACCCCCGTTAGACATGGATTGTAGCTGCCAATTCCATCCCGCGTGAAAGAACCCAAAGCTGAGGAACGTGTAGAAACCGGAGTGCttcaattcactgacagcaagcccaGATGTGTAAACAGTtggaaaataaaatacaaaactgACCCTCAACCAATCAGGCTGGATTTGCGCGGGCGAGTGCGATGCGAATTTTGACCTCCCATATAGCGATTAATGGGCGATTCTCAGCCGCAATCAGCAAAAAATGGAACGCGGCTCAGTTCCACCATCTTGCTCTATTAGTGCGAGAGGAAACGCACCGATCTAAATTAACCCATTAGGAACCATGCGATAATACATCACACCCGTTCTGTGAGTTGCGCCAATGCACAGAACTCGCGTGATTTTATCGCCCTTGTTCATAATCTCTTCGTTCGCGCCGTTGTGTAAAAATGAATAA
The Eleutherodactylus coqui strain aEleCoq1 chromosome 11, aEleCoq1.hap1, whole genome shotgun sequence genome window above contains:
- the LOC136582065 gene encoding fatty acyl-CoA hydrolase precursor, medium chain-like; translated protein: MVVLVLALLLWPVCLGAPASGQKADHPEVETPYGKLQGKMVSVKETNRAVHAFYGVPFAQPPVGPLRFAAPKPPASWSGVREAQQHAALCLQNADTFRDMPNFFKISISKPRFSEDCLYLNVFTPADRKTDSKLPVMAFIHGGGLTIGGAGMFEGSALSANEDVVVVSVQYRLGVLGFLSTGDEQAPGNYGFLDQIEALKWTQKNIGSFGGDPNLVTIFGESAGGVSVSTLLLSPMSRGLFHRAIAQSGVALIPNMVVDKPILTLSPELQALSNASGCDPASLIACLREKTEEEISEITGSVGPLMFAGRADGKFLPKLALELLTEKAIAPVPFMIGVNNHEFGYIIPRALNMTALERGIQRDDIQTFLSSMGLLRARPEVLKPLMDQYFGNDTDPLRVRDSFLELSGDAMFDFPALSTADYHRDAGASIYFYQFQHRPSFFNGRKPDYVKSDHGDEVFSVVGGPFLEEGVLYAGPSTEEEKTLSKNVMKYWANFARNGDPNGHGLVQWPRYDESEAYLQINITQSAAHKLKEKKYQLWQASRKSRAHSEGETKNRKCHDVLP